A genomic window from Anguilla rostrata isolate EN2019 chromosome 14, ASM1855537v3, whole genome shotgun sequence includes:
- the LOC135238907 gene encoding protein kish-A: MSAIFNFQSLLTVILLLICTCAYLRALAPSLLDKNKTGVLGIFWKCARIGERKSPYVAFCCIVMAATILFAE; the protein is encoded by the exons ATG tctgcCATTTTCAACTTTCAGAGCCTCCTCACAgtcatcctcctcctcatctgCACGTGTGCCTACCTCCGAGCCCTCGCTCCCAGCCTGCTGGACAAGAACAAAACCGG GGTTTTGGGAATATTCTGGAAATGTGCAAGAATAG GTGAGCGGAAGAGCCCGTACGTGGCCTTCTGCTGCATCGTCATGGCCGCGACCATCCTGTTCGCGGAGTAG